In Streptomyces sp. Li-HN-5-11, the sequence CTGCGCATCCCCGCCGACCCGCGCGGCGGCGGCGCCCGCTCGGGGGTGACCTACATCGTCTTCGAACACGCGCGGGTCAGTCGCCTGGAGGATGACGCGGCCGCCGTGGAGACGGGGAAACGGCTCGCACGGCGACTGGTGAGCCAAGGCACCGCACGGAGCAGGTGACCCGCACGTGCAGGGACCCCGTGGAGCAGGTGACCCGCGCGCGAAAGGGACCGCACGGAGCAGGTGACCCGCGCGCGAAAGGGACCGCACGGAGCAGGTGTCCCGTGCCGTACGCGCCGTCCCGGGCGCTCGCGGACGGGCGCCCGGTTCTGGCAGTACGCGCTACCGGGGCTCGGCAGCGGCGCGGCCACGGCCGAGCCCACCCTCCGGCTGACGCCGGCCGGCCCGGTGGCTCACACCTTCCGGTAGTCGTACGCCTCCACGGCGGCCGCCTCCACCGCGTCCAGGTCGGCTCCCGTCGCCGCCGTGACGACCGCGGCGACCGCGCCCTCGACGAACGGGGCGTCCACCAGGCGGGTGTTGCCGGGCAGTTCGTCCCCCTCGGCGAGCAGTGCCTTGACCGTGAGAATGGCGCTGCCGAGGTCGGTGAGGACGGCGACCCCGGCGCCCCGGTCCACGGAGGCGGCAGCGGCGGCGACCAGCTCCGCGCTGGTGCCGAGCCCGCCGCCCTCCCGGCCGCCGGCGGGCGCCACCGGCACCGCGGCGCCGCCCGCCAGTCCCTTCGCCAGCCGGGCCACCGACTCGGCCACCTCGGCGCTGTGCGACACCAGCACGATCCCGACCAGCTTGCCGTCACTCACCGGAGCCCTCCGCGCCTGCGGCGGCTTCCTCGAGCGCCGCGATCAGCAGCGCGGACGACGTGGCACCCGGGTCCTGGTGCCCGATACTGCGTTCGCCCAGGTAGCTGGCCCGGCCCTTGCGGGCCTGCATCGGCGTGGTCGCCTCGGCGCCCTGCTCGGCGGCGGTGCGCGCCGCGGCGAAACCGTCGGAGAGCGCCTCCACGGCGGGCACCAGCGCGTCGACCATGGTCTTGTCCCCGGGCGCCGCCCCGCCCAGTGTCCTCACCCCGTCCACACCGGCCCGCAGCGCCTCGGCGAGCTGCTCCTCGCTGACCTCCGGGGCGTCGCCGAGCGCCTTGCCGGTACGGCGCAGCAGCGTCCCGTACAGTGGTCCGGAGGCGCCTCCGACCGTCGAGATCAGCTGTCGCCCGGCGAGCGTCAGGATTCCGCCGGGCGTGTCCGGCGACTCCTTCTCCAGCGCGGCCCGCACGGCCGTGAAACCGCGCTGCAGGTTGTTGCCGTG encodes:
- a CDS encoding PTS fructose transporter subunit IIA, with translation MSDGKLVGIVLVSHSAEVAESVARLAKGLAGGAAVPVAPAGGREGGGLGTSAELVAAAAASVDRGAGVAVLTDLGSAILTVKALLAEGDELPGNTRLVDAPFVEGAVAAVVTAATGADLDAVEAAAVEAYDYRKV
- the dhaL gene encoding dihydroxyacetone kinase subunit DhaL, translated to MLDADFFRRWMTVTAASVNREAARLTALDSPIGDADHGNNLQRGFTAVRAALEKESPDTPGGILTLAGRQLISTVGGASGPLYGTLLRRTGKALGDAPEVSEEQLAEALRAGVDGVRTLGGAAPGDKTMVDALVPAVEALSDGFAAARTAAEQGAEATTPMQARKGRASYLGERSIGHQDPGATSSALLIAALEEAAAGAEGSGE